One segment of Triticum aestivum cultivar Chinese Spring chromosome 2A, IWGSC CS RefSeq v2.1, whole genome shotgun sequence DNA contains the following:
- the LOC123187542 gene encoding ribosome biogenesis protein NSA2 homolog: MPQGDYIELHQKRHGRRMDYEERKRKKEARAVKKNSKDARKLLGAKGKRFAKKRYAEKAQMKKTLKMHDESSSRQKVDDDVEEGAIPSYLLDRDPTQRAKVLSNTIKQKRKEKAGKWDVPLPKVRPVAEEEMFKVLRTGKRKTKQWKRMVTKATFVGPGFTRKPPKYERFIRPTGLRFTKAHVTHPELKCTFNLDIISVKKNPNGPMYTSLGVMTRGTIIEVNVSELGLVTPAGKVVWGKYAQVTNNPENDGCINAVLLV, translated from the exons ATG CCTCAGGGAGATTACATAGAGCTTCACCAGAAGCGCCATGGCCGGCGCATGGACTACGAGGAGCGCAAGCGCAAGAAGGAGGCGCGCGCGGTcaagaagaactccaaggatgCCCGCAAG TTGCTCGGTGCCAAGGGCAAGAGGTTCGCCAAGAAGCGGTATGCCGAGAAGGCGCAGATGAAGAAGAC CCTGAAAATGCATGACGAGTCTTCTTCCCGgcagaaggttgatgatgatgttgaggaggGCGCCATTCCTTCGTATCTGCTGGATCGTGATCCGACACAGCGCGCCAAG GTTCTCAGCAACACAATTAagcaaaagaggaaggaaaaggctGGCAAATGGGATGTTCCTTTGCCAAAG GTCAGacctgttgctgaagaagagatgTTCAAAGTTCTACGCACTGGCAAGCGGAAAA CCAAGCAGTGGAAGAGAATGGTAACTAAAGCCACCTTTGTTGGCCCTGGATTTACAAGGAAGCCACCAAAGTACGAGAGGTTCATCCGGCCTACTGGTCTGCGTTTCACCAAGGCTCATGTGACTCACCCTGAACTGAAATGTACGTTCAACCTCGACATAATTTCGGTGAAGAAAAACCCAAATGGTCCAATGTACACTTCTCTTGGTGTTATGACGAGGGGAACAATTATTGAG GTGAATGTAAGTGAACTTGGTCTCGTAACCCCTGCTGGAAAAGTTGTTTGGG GCAAATACGCACAGGTTACGAATAACCCGGAGAACGATGGATGTATCAATGCTGTCTTGCTCGTGTGA
- the LOC123187540 gene encoding uncharacterized protein — MERFRFRAPPLSLKLAFAAVSLGVSFAAVSSSPSPLPSSAASSSPRTVAADLLAVLAGPRAAARVPAREASRLSSCLRFLSPANPAAVSSAYPRRGSRKVLLEGCDAAEADAMVMWPPAPVLELALLAVDSGGDPGAIHRLLDPTMLPVPDIEGTKKSKCHLTRTPYGRRFADEDINSYFAFLFELIAARGPSVGLNVSLTRYDLFHGHLFLASGTGRLGILFHAKEYPAFDKKLFPYNLGYCQAESDVPYDDSMNLRNILWLAPLPSSDNKVWLAPGVLVVLDAHPDGIIYQDMIRDYVQIVRTIYEDDFGELAVDVNYLNAANTAPADRIFIC; from the exons ATGGAACGCTTCCGGTTCAGGGCACCTCCCCTCTCGCTCAAGCTAgccttcgccgccgtctccctcggcgtctccttcgccgccgtctcctcctcaccctctcccctcccttcctcggccgcctcctcctctccgcgGACCGTAGCCGCCGACCTCCTCGCCGTCCTCGCCGGCCCGCGCGCCGCGGCGCGGGTGCCGGCCCGGGAGGCCTCGCGCCTGAGCTCCTGCCTCCGGTTCCTCTCCCCGGCCAACCCCGCCGCCGTGTCTAGCGCGTATCCCCGGAGGGGCTCCCGGAAGGTTCTCCTGGAAGGCTGCGATGCGGCCGAGGCGGACGCGATGGTGATGTGGCCGCCGGCGCCGGTCTTGGAGCTGGCGCTCCTCGCCGTCGACTCCGGAGGCGACCCTGGGGCCATCCACCGCTTGCTCGACCCCACCATGCTGCCG GTGCCTGATATTGAGGGAACGAAGAAGAGCAAATGCCACCTCACAAGAACACCGTATGGAAGACGCTTTGCTGATGAG GACATCAATTCATACTTTGCATTTCTGTTTGAATTGATTGCTGCGCGAGGACCATCAGTTGGATTAAATGTTTCACTGACTCGTTATGATTTATTCCACGGGCATCTTTTCCTGGCATCTGGTACAGGAAGGCTTGGGATTCT GTTCCACGCCAAAGAATATCCAGCATTCGACAAGAAATTGTTCCCTTACAATTTGGGATATTGCCAGGCTG AATCTGATGTACCCTATGATGATTCCATGAATTTACGTAATATCCTTTGGTTAGCTCCATTGCCATCCAGTGATAATAAAGTTTGGTTAGCACCAG GGGTGCTAGTCGTCTTGGATGCACATCCAGATGGAATTATTTATCAAGATATGATACGTGACTATGTTCAGATCGTACGAACAATATACGAAG ATGATTTCGGAGAGCTTGCGGTCGATGTCAACTATCTGAATGCAGCCAACACAGCTCCAGCGGATAGGATTTTCATTTGCTGA
- the LOC123187541 gene encoding F-actin-capping protein subunit alpha, which yields MSDDGGAGEPLSGDQKREIAVWFLANAPTGEIHYVAKDVRALLGDDAAYEAAAAEAYPEYNKTHLVSLELPDRSGDIIITTYGEIDRNNYLDPRTAQIATVDHVKQTCTKLRPATDEELPSGYIEEFRSAIDYEVSKYVGEAYPKGVSAVYCTNGKDLEEPGADFGLAVVISAARRSPRNFCNGSWRSIWTLEFSYAFQLVEIKGKIQVDAHYFEEGNVQLDTDVDRKDSTIMQSPEDTAHTVANIIRHHESEYFSSLEESYLNLSDATFKDLRRKLPVTRTLFPWHNTHAITLTRDLAKELGIGKGSHVTR from the exons ATGTCGGacgacggcggcgccggcgagccgCTCAGCGGCGACCAGAAGCGGGAGATCGCCGTCTGGTTCCTCGCCAACGCCCCCACCGGCGAGATCCACTACGTCGCCAAGG ATGTGCGGGCGTTGCTGGGGGACGACGCCGCGTACGAGGCCGCGGCCGCCGAGGCCTACCCGGAGTACAACAAGACGCACCTCGTCTCCCTCGAGCTCCCAGACCGCAGCGGCGAT ATAATCATCACAACTTATGGGGAGATTGACAGGAACAACTATCTGGACCCTAGGACCGCACAAATTGCTACCGTGGACCATGTTAAGCAG ACTTGTACAAAATTGAGGCCTGCTACAGATGAGGAGCTTCCGTCAGGATATATTGAAGAATTTAG GAGTGCTATAGATTATGAAGTGTCCAAATATGTTGGTGAAGCTTATCCAAAAGGTGTTTCTGCCGTTTATTGTACCAATGGAAAGGATCTAGAGGAACCAGGAGCTGATTTTGGTTTGGCAGTAGTTATTTCTGCTGCTAGACGAAGCCCACGGAACTTTTG CAATGGCAGCTGGCGTTCCATTTGGACTTTGGAATTCAGTTATGCGTTTCAACTTGTAGAAATTAAAGGAAAGATACAG GTAGATGCTCATTATTTTGAAGAGGGAAATGTGCAGCTGGATACTGATGTTGATCGCAAGGACTCCACAATAATGCAG TCACCTGAAGACACTGCACACACAGTTGCTAACATCATTCGGCATCACGAGTCCGAGTATTTTTCATCTCTCGAG GAATCATACTTGAATCTCTCCGACGCAACGTTCAAG GATCTTCGGAGGAAACTTCCGGTTACCCGCACCCTTTTCCCATGGCATAACACGCATGCCATCACCCTCACGCGGGACCTCGCCAAAGAGCTAGGGATAGGGAAAGGAAGCCATGTCACTAGGTAG